One window of the Pseudomonas sp. S04 genome contains the following:
- the rpsA gene encoding 30S ribosomal protein S1, with protein MSESFAELFEESLKTLNLQAGSIITGVIVDIDYQARWVTVHAGLKSEALIPLEQFYNDAGELNINVGDEVHVALDSVEDGFGETKLSREKAKRAECWIVLEAAFAAEEVVKGVINGKVKGGFTVDVNGIRAFLPGSLVDVRPVRDTTHLEGKELEFKVIKLDQKRNNVVVSRRSVLEAENSAEREALLESLQEGQQVKGIVKNLTDYGAFVDLGGVDGLLHITDMAWKRIKHPSEIVNVGDEIDVKVLKYDRERNRVSLGLKQLGEDPWVAIKARYPESTRVTARVTNLTDYGCFAELEEGVEGLVHVSEMDWTNKNIHPSKVVQVGDEVEVMVLDIDEERRRISLGIKQCKSNPWEDFSGQFNKGDKISGTIKSITDFGIFIGLDGGIDGLVHLSDISWNEVGEEAVRRFKKGDELDTVILSVDPERERISLGIKQLESDPFSEYVQENDKGAIVKGIVKEVDAKGAIITLADDIEATLKASEISRDRVEDARNVLKEGEEVEAKIISVDRKSRVIQLSIKSKDDAEEKEAIQSLRDKPATSDIAAGPTTLGDLLRAQMEKQN; from the coding sequence ATGAGCGAAAGCTTTGCGGAACTCTTTGAAGAAAGCCTAAAAACCCTGAACCTTCAGGCAGGCTCCATCATCACCGGTGTTATCGTTGATATCGATTACCAAGCTCGCTGGGTAACCGTTCACGCTGGCCTGAAGTCTGAAGCACTCATCCCGCTTGAGCAGTTCTACAACGACGCTGGCGAACTGAACATCAACGTCGGTGACGAAGTTCACGTTGCTCTGGACTCGGTTGAAGACGGCTTTGGCGAAACCAAGCTGTCCCGTGAAAAAGCCAAGCGCGCTGAATGCTGGATTGTTCTGGAAGCAGCCTTCGCAGCCGAAGAAGTGGTCAAGGGCGTTATCAACGGTAAGGTTAAAGGCGGCTTCACTGTCGACGTTAACGGCATCCGTGCGTTCCTGCCAGGTTCTCTGGTTGACGTCCGTCCTGTGCGCGACACCACGCACCTGGAAGGCAAAGAGCTGGAATTCAAGGTCATCAAGCTTGACCAGAAACGCAACAACGTTGTCGTTTCCCGTCGTAGCGTCCTCGAAGCCGAGAACTCCGCTGAGCGTGAAGCTCTGCTGGAATCCCTGCAGGAAGGCCAACAAGTCAAAGGTATCGTCAAGAACCTCACCGATTACGGCGCATTCGTCGATCTGGGTGGCGTCGATGGCCTGCTGCACATTACCGACATGGCTTGGAAGCGTATCAAGCATCCATCGGAAATCGTCAACGTTGGCGACGAGATCGATGTCAAGGTTCTGAAGTACGATCGCGAGCGCAATCGTGTTTCCCTGGGCCTCAAGCAACTGGGCGAAGATCCATGGGTTGCTATCAAAGCCCGTTACCCAGAAAGCACTCGCGTTACCGCGCGTGTAACCAACCTGACCGACTACGGCTGCTTCGCTGAGCTGGAAGAAGGCGTTGAAGGTCTGGTACACGTTTCCGAAATGGACTGGACCAACAAGAACATCCACCCTTCGAAAGTCGTACAAGTCGGCGACGAAGTGGAAGTTATGGTTCTGGACATCGACGAAGAGCGTCGTCGTATCTCCCTGGGCATCAAGCAGTGCAAATCTAACCCATGGGAAGATTTCTCTGGCCAGTTCAACAAGGGCGATAAAATCTCCGGCACCATCAAGTCGATCACCGATTTCGGTATCTTCATTGGTCTGGACGGCGGCATCGACGGCCTGGTTCACCTGTCCGACATCTCCTGGAACGAAGTGGGCGAAGAAGCTGTTCGTCGCTTCAAGAAAGGCGACGAGCTGGACACCGTTATCCTGTCGGTTGACCCAGAGCGCGAGCGTATCTCCCTGGGTATCAAGCAACTGGAAAGCGATCCGTTCTCCGAGTACGTTCAAGAGAACGACAAAGGCGCAATCGTTAAAGGCATCGTGAAAGAAGTTGACGCTAAAGGCGCCATCATCACTTTGGCTGACGACATCGAAGCGACTCTGAAAGCCTCCGAAATCAGCCGTGACCGCGTTGAAGACGCGCGTAACGTTCTGAAAGAAGGCGAAGAAGTAGAAGCCAAGATCATCAGCGTTGACCGCAAGAGCCGCGTAATCCAGCTCTCCATCAAGTCGAAAGACGATGCTGAAGAGAAAGAAGCAATCCAGAGCCTGCGCGACAAGCCAGCTACCTCTGACATTGCTGCTGGTCCTACCACTCTGGGCGACCTGTTGCGTGCACAGATGGAAAAACAGAACTAA
- the ihfB gene encoding integration host factor subunit beta, with amino-acid sequence MTKSELIERIVTHQGLLSSKDVELAIKTMLEQMSQCLATGDRIEIRGFGSFSLHYRAPRVGRNPKTGQSVSLDGKFVPHFKPGKELRDRVNEEEEEGL; translated from the coding sequence ATGACGAAGTCGGAGTTGATCGAACGAATTGTCACCCATCAAGGGCTGCTTTCATCCAAGGATGTAGAGCTGGCCATCAAGACTATGCTTGAACAAATGTCCCAATGCCTGGCCACCGGTGATCGCATCGAGATCCGTGGTTTTGGCAGTTTCTCCCTGCACTACCGCGCACCTCGTGTAGGACGCAACCCGAAGACCGGGCAATCGGTTAGCCTGGATGGAAAATTTGTTCCCCATTTCAAACCGGGCAAAGAGCTTCGGGATCGGGTGAATGAAGAAGAGGAGGAGGGGCTTTGA
- a CDS encoding bifunctional prephenate dehydrogenase/3-phosphoshikimate 1-carboxyvinyltransferase — protein MIGRLVVVGLGLIGGSFAKGLRESGICREVVGVDLDPQSRKLAVELGVVDRCEDDLAAACVGADVIQLAVPILAMEKLLALLAGMDLGAAILTDVGSAKGNVVRAATQAFGGMPPRFVPGHPIAGSEQSGVEASNAQLFRRHKVILTPLEQTDPAALAVVDALWRELGADVEHMQVERHDEVLAATSHLPHLLAFGLVDSLAKRNENLEIFRYAAGGFRDFTRIAGSDPVMWHDIFLANREAVLRTLDTFRSDLDALRDAVDAGDGHQLLGVFTRARVAREHFSKILARRAYVDAMNSNDLIFLAQPGGRLTGRIRVPGDKSISHRSIMLGSLAEGVTEVEGFLEGEDALATLQAFRDMGVVIEGPHHGRVTIHGVGLHGLKPAPGPIYLGNSGTSMRLLSGLLAAQSFDSTLTGDASLSKRPMNRVANPLREMGAVIETAAEGRPPMIIRGGHALKGLTYTMPMASAQVKSCLLLAGLYAEGQTTVTEPAPTRDHTERMLRGFGYPVTVEGATASVESGHKLTATHIEVPGDISSSAFFLVAASIAEGSELVLEHVGINPTRTGVIDILRLMGADITLENQREVGGEPVADLRVRAAQLKGIEIPEELVPLAIDEFPVLFVAAACAQGRTILRGAEELRVKESDRIQVMADGLLALGVKCEPTPDGIIIDGGQIGGGEVHGHGDHRIAMAFSVASLRANAPIRIHDCANVATSFPNFLALCAQVGIRVAQEAQS, from the coding sequence GTGATCGGCCGCCTGGTGGTGGTCGGCCTGGGGCTGATCGGCGGTTCGTTTGCCAAGGGCTTGCGCGAAAGCGGCATTTGCCGTGAGGTGGTGGGGGTCGATCTCGATCCGCAATCACGCAAGCTTGCCGTAGAACTGGGCGTGGTCGACCGCTGTGAAGATGACCTGGCGGCCGCCTGTGTCGGTGCGGACGTCATTCAGTTGGCGGTGCCGATCCTGGCCATGGAGAAACTCCTGGCGTTGCTCGCGGGCATGGACCTGGGCGCAGCGATCCTGACGGATGTCGGCAGTGCCAAGGGCAATGTGGTACGCGCGGCAACCCAGGCGTTCGGCGGCATGCCGCCACGCTTCGTGCCGGGGCACCCGATTGCCGGTTCCGAGCAGAGCGGGGTTGAGGCCTCCAATGCCCAGTTGTTCCGCCGGCACAAGGTGATCCTTACGCCGCTTGAGCAAACCGATCCGGCTGCGCTGGCGGTGGTTGATGCGTTGTGGCGCGAACTGGGTGCCGATGTCGAGCACATGCAGGTCGAGCGCCACGATGAAGTGCTGGCCGCAACCAGCCATCTGCCGCACCTGTTGGCGTTCGGTCTGGTCGACTCTTTGGCCAAGCGCAATGAAAATCTTGAGATCTTCCGTTACGCTGCGGGCGGCTTCCGCGATTTCACAAGAATCGCCGGTAGCGACCCGGTGATGTGGCACGACATCTTTCTCGCTAACCGGGAAGCGGTGCTGCGCACACTCGATACATTTCGCAGCGACCTCGACGCCTTGCGCGACGCGGTCGATGCAGGGGACGGGCACCAATTGTTGGGCGTATTCACTCGCGCCCGGGTTGCCCGCGAGCATTTCAGTAAAATCCTGGCCCGCCGGGCCTATGTGGACGCTATGAACTCCAACGACCTGATTTTCCTGGCACAACCTGGTGGCCGCCTGACTGGGCGGATTCGTGTACCGGGCGATAAATCGATTTCCCACCGTTCGATCATGCTCGGCTCGCTGGCTGAGGGTGTCACCGAAGTCGAAGGCTTCCTCGAGGGCGAAGATGCCCTGGCGACCCTGCAGGCCTTCCGCGACATGGGGGTGGTCATCGAAGGGCCGCACCATGGTCGTGTGACCATTCACGGTGTGGGCCTGCATGGCTTGAAACCGGCGCCTGGCCCGATCTACCTGGGCAACTCCGGCACTTCGATGCGCCTGCTGTCTGGCCTTCTGGCTGCGCAGAGCTTCGATAGCACCCTGACGGGCGACGCCTCGTTGTCCAAGCGCCCGATGAATCGCGTGGCCAATCCGCTGCGGGAAATGGGTGCGGTGATCGAAACCGCCGCTGAAGGCCGTCCGCCGATGATCATTCGTGGTGGTCATGCCCTCAAGGGCCTGACCTACACCATGCCGATGGCCAGCGCCCAGGTTAAGTCCTGCCTGCTGTTGGCTGGTCTGTACGCCGAAGGCCAGACCACGGTCACCGAGCCTGCGCCAACGCGTGACCATACCGAGCGCATGCTGCGTGGCTTCGGCTATCCGGTAACTGTCGAGGGCGCAACCGCTTCGGTCGAGTCCGGCCACAAGCTGACGGCCACTCACATCGAAGTGCCGGGCGATATCTCCTCGTCGGCGTTTTTCCTGGTCGCCGCTTCGATTGCCGAAGGTTCCGAGCTGGTGCTGGAGCACGTCGGCATCAACCCGACCCGCACCGGGGTGATCGATATCCTGCGTCTCATGGGTGCCGACATTACCCTGGAAAACCAGCGCGAAGTGGGCGGCGAGCCGGTGGCTGACCTGCGCGTGCGCGCGGCTCAACTCAAGGGCATCGAGATTCCCGAGGAGCTGGTGCCGCTGGCCATCGACGAGTTCCCGGTACTGTTCGTGGCGGCAGCTTGTGCGCAAGGCCGGACTATCCTGCGCGGTGCCGAAGAGCTGCGGGTCAAGGAATCTGATCGGATCCAGGTCATGGCCGACGGTCTGCTGGCGCTGGGCGTCAAGTGTGAGCCGACGCCGGATGGGATTATCATTGACGGCGGCCAGATCGGTGGTGGCGAAGTCCACGGTCATGGTGATCATCGGATTGCGATGGCCTTCAGTGTGGCGTCGCTGCGTGCCAATGCGCCGATCCGCATCCATGATTGCGCCAACGTCGCCACCTCCTTCCCGAATTTCCTCGCGTTGTGCGCGCAGGTCGGTATCCGCGTTGCCCAAGAGGCTCAGTCGTGA
- the cmk gene encoding (d)CMP kinase, translated as MNNIAPVITIDGPSGSGKGTIAGMLARRLNWNLLDSGALYRLLAFAARNHGVDLTNEELLKKLAAHLDVQFIAATDGQLQRIILEGDEVSDAIRTEAAGAGASQVAALPAVREALLQRQRAFQEAPGLVADGRDMGTVVFPDAPLKIFLTASAEERARRRYLQLKGKGEDVSLSSLLDEIRVRDERDTQRAVAPLKPAVDAIQLDSTELSIDQVLERIMSEIALRDIAG; from the coding sequence GTGAACAACATTGCTCCAGTTATCACCATCGACGGGCCAAGTGGTTCGGGTAAAGGCACTATTGCCGGCATGCTCGCCAGGCGCCTGAACTGGAATCTGCTGGATTCCGGTGCGTTGTACCGTTTGCTGGCGTTCGCTGCGCGCAACCACGGGGTCGACCTGACCAACGAGGAATTGCTGAAGAAACTTGCCGCTCATCTGGATGTGCAGTTCATCGCGGCGACCGACGGTCAGTTGCAGCGCATCATCCTTGAAGGGGATGAGGTCAGCGACGCGATCCGCACCGAAGCTGCTGGTGCGGGCGCCTCCCAGGTAGCTGCGCTGCCGGCTGTGCGTGAAGCGCTGCTGCAGCGCCAGCGGGCTTTCCAGGAAGCCCCGGGGCTGGTGGCTGACGGTCGTGACATGGGCACGGTGGTCTTTCCCGATGCGCCCTTGAAGATTTTTCTGACCGCCAGCGCCGAGGAACGAGCGCGCCGCCGATATTTGCAGTTGAAGGGCAAGGGCGAGGATGTTAGTCTGTCGAGTCTGCTAGATGAGATCCGTGTGCGCGATGAGCGCGACACCCAGCGAGCGGTAGCCCCGCTCAAGCCGGCGGTCGACGCGATTCAGCTGGATTCCACGGAGTTGTCCATCGATCAGGTGCTGGAACGCATCATGAGCGAAATCGCCCTCCGCGATATCGCCGGGTGA
- a CDS encoding lipopolysaccharide assembly protein LapA domain-containing protein, translated as MRSVKRVLLGVFVLLLALAILLFVLENQQSVSLLFLGWAGPQIPLSVVVVLTLLVGMVIGPVLGWFLGRTSRGARKRVLS; from the coding sequence ATGCGTAGCGTGAAGCGTGTACTGCTTGGCGTTTTTGTCCTGTTGCTGGCGCTGGCGATACTGCTGTTTGTGCTGGAAAATCAGCAGTCGGTATCTTTGCTGTTTCTTGGCTGGGCGGGGCCGCAAATCCCACTGTCGGTGGTTGTGGTACTGACGCTCCTGGTGGGGATGGTGATAGGGCCTGTATTGGGGTGGTTCCTGGGTCGTACTTCCAGGGGGGCGCGAAAGCGGGTGCTGTCCTAG